In Caloramator mitchellensis, one DNA window encodes the following:
- a CDS encoding ATP-binding protein, protein MTTDEIKEIIQNGENSYIEFKEEEIKAKGLNKPYYTSDHKYYIRVGSTKRIATKEELLRLFEASGSFHFDISPVEGTSIKDLNIDIIRDYFMKYNTFDLFDEPSESVERILINADILKDVDGRKLCTVGGLLIFGKNPEKHLPQNGVSFAHFKGNEITDELIDKKIITGRIQDIAEQLMIVIKNNMLVPSVINGLKREDKEEYPMIVMREAIVNSLVHRNYSISGSKIRVFMFDDRIEFRSPGRLPNTVTIDKMKIGVSYSRNPFLVKYMENMRYIDQLGRGIPMILKKMKEAGAKEPLLEEYGEEFILTIYKA, encoded by the coding sequence ATGACAACAGACGAAATAAAGGAGATAATACAAAATGGAGAGAATTCATATATTGAATTCAAAGAAGAAGAAATAAAAGCAAAAGGACTTAATAAGCCATACTATACTTCTGATCATAAATATTACATTCGGGTAGGAAGCACAAAGAGGATTGCAACAAAAGAGGAATTGTTGAGGTTATTTGAAGCAAGCGGAAGTTTTCATTTTGATATTTCTCCTGTTGAAGGAACTTCCATAAAAGATTTAAACATTGATATTATTAGGGATTATTTTATGAAGTATAATACATTTGATTTGTTTGATGAGCCTTCAGAATCTGTGGAGAGAATACTTATTAATGCTGACATACTTAAGGATGTTGATGGGAGAAAACTTTGCACTGTTGGTGGACTACTTATATTTGGAAAAAATCCTGAAAAACATCTTCCGCAGAATGGAGTAAGTTTTGCTCATTTTAAAGGCAATGAAATTACTGATGAACTAATTGATAAAAAGATAATAACTGGAAGAATTCAAGATATTGCTGAACAATTGATGATTGTTATAAAAAACAATATGCTTGTTCCATCTGTAATAAATGGCTTGAAAAGAGAGGATAAAGAAGAATACCCTATGATTGTTATGAGGGAAGCCATTGTAAACTCTCTTGTGCACAGAAATTACAGTATCAGCGGTTCAAAAATAAGGGTATTTATGTTTGACGACCGTATTGAGTTTAGAAGTCCTGGAAGACTTCCAAATACTGTAACAATAGATAAGATGAAAATTGGAGTTTCCTATTCACGAAATCCTTTCCTTGTTAAGTATATGGAAAACATGAGATATATAGACCAATTAGGGAGAGGAATACCAATGATACTTAAGAAAATGAAGGAGGCAGGAGCAAAAGAACCGCTACTCGAAGAGTATGGGGAAGAATTTATTTTAACAATATATAAAGCATGA